The Sorex araneus isolate mSorAra2 chromosome 5, mSorAra2.pri, whole genome shotgun sequence genome has a segment encoding these proteins:
- the LOC101545361 gene encoding glutathione S-transferase Mu 4-like isoform X2, giving the protein MTVTLGYWDIRGLAHAIRLLLEYTDSNYVEKLYSMGDAPDYDRSQWLDEKFKLGFDFPNLPYLIDGPHKITQSNAILRYLARKHNLCGETEEEKIRVDILENQAMDTANDLARVCYSPDFLTYVDFLAYDVLDLHRVFEPTCLDAFSNLQDFISRVQGLKKISAYMQSPRFRPHPIYTKVAVWGNK; this is encoded by the exons ATGACCGTGACCTTGGGTTACTGGGACATTCGCGGG CTGGCTCACGCCATCCGCCTGCTCCTGGAATACACAGACTCCAACTATGTGGAAAAGCTGTACTCCATGGGTGACG CTCCCGACTATGACAGAAGCCAGTGGCTGGATGAAAAATTCAAGTTGGGCTTTGACTTCCCCAAT CTGCCCTACTTAATTGATGGGCCTCACAAGATCACCCAGAGCAATGCCATCCTTCGCTACCTGGCTCGCAAGCACAACCTGT GTGGGGAGACGGAAGAGGAGAAGATTCGTGTGGACATCCTGGAGAACCAGGCCATGGACACCGCAAATGATCTGGCTCGGGTGTGCTACAGCCCTGACTTT CTCACGTACGTGGACTTCCTGGCTTATGACGTCCTTGACCTGCACCGTGTATTTGAGCCCACATGCCTGGATGCGTTCTCCAACCTTCAGGACTTCATCAGCCGCGTGCAG GGCCTGAAGAAGATCTCCGCCTACATGCAGTCCCCCCGCTTCCGGCCGCACCCCATTTATACCAAGGTTGCCGTGTGGGGCAACAAGTAA
- the LOC101545361 gene encoding glutathione S-transferase Mu 1-like isoform X1, with translation MTVTLGYWDIRGLAHAIRLLLEYTDSNYVEKLYSMGDAPDYDRSQWLDEKFKLGFDFPNLPYLIDGPHKITQSNAILRYLARKHNLCGETEEEKIRVDILENQAMDTANDLARVCYSPDFEKLKPGYLKGLPDTLKQFSQFLGKRPWFAGDKLTYVDFLAYDVLDLHRVFEPTCLDAFSNLQDFISRVQGLKKISAYMQSPRFRPHPIYTKVAVWGNK, from the exons ATGACCGTGACCTTGGGTTACTGGGACATTCGCGGG CTGGCTCACGCCATCCGCCTGCTCCTGGAATACACAGACTCCAACTATGTGGAAAAGCTGTACTCCATGGGTGACG CTCCCGACTATGACAGAAGCCAGTGGCTGGATGAAAAATTCAAGTTGGGCTTTGACTTCCCCAAT CTGCCCTACTTAATTGATGGGCCTCACAAGATCACCCAGAGCAATGCCATCCTTCGCTACCTGGCTCGCAAGCACAACCTGT GTGGGGAGACGGAAGAGGAGAAGATTCGTGTGGACATCCTGGAGAACCAGGCCATGGACACCGCAAATGATCTGGCTCGGGTGTGCTACAGCCCTGACTTT GAGAAGCTGAAGCCGGGCTACTTGAAGGGACTCCCCGATACGCTGAAGCAGTTCTCACAGTTTCTGGGGAAGAGGCCCTGGTTTGCAGGGGACAAG CTCACGTACGTGGACTTCCTGGCTTATGACGTCCTTGACCTGCACCGTGTATTTGAGCCCACATGCCTGGATGCGTTCTCCAACCTTCAGGACTTCATCAGCCGCGTGCAG GGCCTGAAGAAGATCTCCGCCTACATGCAGTCCCCCCGCTTCCGGCCGCACCCCATTTATACCAAGGTTGCCGTGTGGGGCAACAAGTAA
- the AMPD2 gene encoding AMP deaminase 2 isoform X1 produces MSSDTRGGLGAPPLQSARSLPGPAPCLKHFPLDLRTSMDGKCKEIAEELFSRSLAESELRSAPYEFPEESPIEQLEERRQRLERQISQDVKLEPDILLRAKQDFLKTDSDSDLQLYKEQGEGQGDRGLRERDVVLEREFQRVTISGEEKCGVPFTDLLDAAKSVVRALFIREKYMALSLQSFCPTTRRYLQQLAEKPLETRPYEQGPDTPVSADAPVHPPALEQHPYEHCEPSTMPGDLGLGLRMVRGVVHVYTRREPDEHCTEVELPYPDLQEFVADVNVLMALIINGPIKSFCYRRLQYLSSKFQMHVLLNEMKELAAQKKVPHRDFYNIRKVDTHIHASSCMNQKHLLRFIKRAMKRHLEEIVHVEQGREQTLREVFESMNLTAYDLSVDTLDVHADRNTFHRFDKFNAKYNPIGESVLREIFIKTDNRVAGKYFAHIIKEVMSDLEESKYQNAELRLSIYGRARDEWDKLARWAVMHRVHSPNVRWLVQVPRLFDVYRTKGQLANFQEMLENIFLPLFEATVHPASHPELHLFLEHVDGFDSVDDESKPENHVFNLESPLPEAWVEEDNPPYAYYLYYTFANMAVLNHLRRQRGFHTLVLRPHCGEAGPIHHLVSAFMLAENISHGLLLRKAPVLQYLYYLAQIGIAMSPLSNNSLFLSYHRNPLPEYLSRGLMVSLSTDDPLQFHFTKEPLMEEYSIATQVWKLSSCDMCELARNSVLMSGFSHKVKSHWLGPNYTKEGPEGNDIRRTNVPDIRVGYRHETLCQELALITQAVQSEMLETIAEEPGVPPSPGPQ; encoded by the exons ATGAGCTCAG ACACTCGGGGAGGCTTGGGGGCCCCCCCGCTGCAGTCTGCTCGCTCCCTGCCGGGTCCTGCCCCCTGCCTCAAGCACTTCCCGCTGGACCTGCGCACCTCGATGGACGGCAAATGCAAGGAGATCGCCGAG GAGCTGTTCAGCCGCTCGCTGGCCGAGAGTGAGCTCCGCAGTGCCCCGTACGAGTTCCCCGAGGAGAGCCCCATTGAGCAGCTGGAGGAGCGGCGGCAGCGCCTGGAGCGGCAGATCAGCCAGGATGTCAA GCTGGAGCCAGACATCCTGCTTCGGGCCAAGCAAGATTTCCTGAAGACAGACAGTGACTCGGACCTCCA GCTCTACAAGGAGCAGGGCGAGGGGCAGGGGGACCGGGGCCTGCGGGAGCGCGACGTGGTGCTGGAGCGCGAGTTCCAGCGTGTCACCATCTCCGGGGAGGAGAAGTGTGGG gtgccattcaCAGACCTGCTGGACGCCGCCAAGAGCGTGGTGCGGGCGCTCTTCATCCGGGAGAAGTACATGGCCCTGTCGCTGCAGAGCTTCTGCCCCACCACCCGGCGCTACCTGCAGCAGCTGGCCGAGAAGCCTCTGGAGACGCGGCCCTACGAGCAGGGCCCGGACACCCCCGTGTCTGCCG ATGCCCCGGTGCACCCCCCGGCGCTGGAGCAGCACCCCTACGAGCACTGTGAGCCCAGCACCATGCCTGGggacctgggcctgggcctgcgcATGGTGCGGGGCGTGGTGCATGTCTACACCCGCAGGGAGCCCGACGAGCA CTGTACCGAGGTGGAGCTGCCCTACCCTGACCTGCAGGAGTTTGTGGCCGACGTCAACGTGCTGATGGCCCTCATCATCAACGGCCCCAT AAAGTCCTTCTGCTACCGCCGGCTGCAGTACCTGAGCTCCAAGTTCCAGATGCATGTGCTGCTCAACGAGATGAAGGAGCTGGCGGCCCAGAAGAAGGTGCCGCACCGGGACTTCTACAACATACGCAAG GTGGACACGCACATCCACGCTTCGTCCTGCATGAACCAGAAGCATCTGCTGCGCTTCATCAAGCGGGCGATGAAGCGGCATCTGGAGGAGATCGTGCACGTAGAGCAGGGCCGGGAGCAGACGCTGCGCGAGGTTTTTGAGAGCATGAACCTCACGGCCTATGACCTGAGCGTGGACACGCTCGACGTGCACGCG GACAGGAACACCTTCCACCGCTTCGACAAGTTCAACGCCAAGTATAACCCCATCGGGGAGTCTGTCCTCCGGGAGATCTTCATCAAGACCGACAACAGGGTGGCCGGCAAATACTTTGCGCACATCATCAAG GAGGTGATGTCCGACCTGGAGGAGAGCAAGTACCAGAACGCGGAGCTGCGGCTGTCCATCTACGGCCGCGCCCGGGATGAGTGGGACAAGCTGGCACGCTGGGCGGTCATGCACCGCGTGCACTCCCCAAATGTGCGCTGGCTCGTGCAGGTGCCCCGCCTCTT CGACGTGTACCGCACTAAGGGCCAGCTGGCCAACTTCCAGGAGATGCTGGAGAACATCTTCCTGCCTCTCTTCGAGGCCACGGTGCACCCCGCCAGCCACCCTGAGCTGCACCTCTTCTTGGAGCAC GTGGACGGCTTCGACAGCGTGGACGATGAGTCCAAGCCCGAGAACCACGTGTTCAACCTGGAGAGCCCGCTGCCCGAGGCGTGGGTGGAGGAGGACAACCCGCCCTACGCCTACTACCTGTACTACACCTTTGCCAACATGGCCGTGCTCAACCACCTGCGCAG GCAGAGGGGCTTCCACACGCTCGTGCTGCGGCCGCACTGCGGGGAGGCTGGGCCCATCCACCACCTGGTGTCGGCCTTCATGCTGGCTGAGAACATCTCCCACGGGCTGCTCCTGCGCAAG GCCCCCGTCCTGCAGTACCTGTACTACCTGGCCCAGATCGGCATCGCCATGTCCCCGCTCAGCAACAACAGCCTCTTCCTCAGCTACCACCGCAACCCGCTCCCCGAGTACCTGTCCCGCGGCCTCATGGTCTCTCTGTCCACCGACGACCCCCTGCAGTTCCACTTCACCAAG GAGCCGCTGATGGAGGAGTACAGCATCGCCACCCAGGTGTGGAAGCTCAGCTCCTGCGACATGTGTGAGCTGGCGCGCAACAGTGTGCTCATGAGCGGCTTCTCCCACAAG GTGAAGAGCCACTGGCTGGGACCCAACTACACTAAGGAGGGCCCCGAGGGGAACGACATCCGCCGTACCAATGTGCCGGACATCCGAGTGGGCTACCGCCACGAGACGCTGTGCCAGGAGCTGGCGCTCATCACGCAGGCCGTCCAGAGCGAGATGCTGGAGACCATCGCTGAGGAGCCGGGTGTGCCGCCAAGCCCCGGGCCTCAGTGA
- the AMPD2 gene encoding AMP deaminase 2 isoform X2: MASYPCKAKAKCPFKKRASLQAASAVPDTRGGLGAPPLQSARSLPGPAPCLKHFPLDLRTSMDGKCKEIAEELFSRSLAESELRSAPYEFPEESPIEQLEERRQRLERQISQDVKLEPDILLRAKQDFLKTDSDSDLQLYKEQGEGQGDRGLRERDVVLEREFQRVTISGEEKCGVPFTDLLDAAKSVVRALFIREKYMALSLQSFCPTTRRYLQQLAEKPLETRPYEQGPDTPVSADAPVHPPALEQHPYEHCEPSTMPGDLGLGLRMVRGVVHVYTRREPDEHCTEVELPYPDLQEFVADVNVLMALIINGPIKSFCYRRLQYLSSKFQMHVLLNEMKELAAQKKVPHRDFYNIRKVDTHIHASSCMNQKHLLRFIKRAMKRHLEEIVHVEQGREQTLREVFESMNLTAYDLSVDTLDVHADRNTFHRFDKFNAKYNPIGESVLREIFIKTDNRVAGKYFAHIIKEVMSDLEESKYQNAELRLSIYGRARDEWDKLARWAVMHRVHSPNVRWLVQVPRLFDVYRTKGQLANFQEMLENIFLPLFEATVHPASHPELHLFLEHVDGFDSVDDESKPENHVFNLESPLPEAWVEEDNPPYAYYLYYTFANMAVLNHLRRQRGFHTLVLRPHCGEAGPIHHLVSAFMLAENISHGLLLRKAPVLQYLYYLAQIGIAMSPLSNNSLFLSYHRNPLPEYLSRGLMVSLSTDDPLQFHFTKEPLMEEYSIATQVWKLSSCDMCELARNSVLMSGFSHKVKSHWLGPNYTKEGPEGNDIRRTNVPDIRVGYRHETLCQELALITQAVQSEMLETIAEEPGVPPSPGPQ, encoded by the exons ATGGCATCCTACCCCTGCAAGGCCAAGGCCAAGTGTCCCTTTAAGAAGCGGGCCAGCCTGCAGGCCGCCTCTGCAGTGCCAG ACACTCGGGGAGGCTTGGGGGCCCCCCCGCTGCAGTCTGCTCGCTCCCTGCCGGGTCCTGCCCCCTGCCTCAAGCACTTCCCGCTGGACCTGCGCACCTCGATGGACGGCAAATGCAAGGAGATCGCCGAG GAGCTGTTCAGCCGCTCGCTGGCCGAGAGTGAGCTCCGCAGTGCCCCGTACGAGTTCCCCGAGGAGAGCCCCATTGAGCAGCTGGAGGAGCGGCGGCAGCGCCTGGAGCGGCAGATCAGCCAGGATGTCAA GCTGGAGCCAGACATCCTGCTTCGGGCCAAGCAAGATTTCCTGAAGACAGACAGTGACTCGGACCTCCA GCTCTACAAGGAGCAGGGCGAGGGGCAGGGGGACCGGGGCCTGCGGGAGCGCGACGTGGTGCTGGAGCGCGAGTTCCAGCGTGTCACCATCTCCGGGGAGGAGAAGTGTGGG gtgccattcaCAGACCTGCTGGACGCCGCCAAGAGCGTGGTGCGGGCGCTCTTCATCCGGGAGAAGTACATGGCCCTGTCGCTGCAGAGCTTCTGCCCCACCACCCGGCGCTACCTGCAGCAGCTGGCCGAGAAGCCTCTGGAGACGCGGCCCTACGAGCAGGGCCCGGACACCCCCGTGTCTGCCG ATGCCCCGGTGCACCCCCCGGCGCTGGAGCAGCACCCCTACGAGCACTGTGAGCCCAGCACCATGCCTGGggacctgggcctgggcctgcgcATGGTGCGGGGCGTGGTGCATGTCTACACCCGCAGGGAGCCCGACGAGCA CTGTACCGAGGTGGAGCTGCCCTACCCTGACCTGCAGGAGTTTGTGGCCGACGTCAACGTGCTGATGGCCCTCATCATCAACGGCCCCAT AAAGTCCTTCTGCTACCGCCGGCTGCAGTACCTGAGCTCCAAGTTCCAGATGCATGTGCTGCTCAACGAGATGAAGGAGCTGGCGGCCCAGAAGAAGGTGCCGCACCGGGACTTCTACAACATACGCAAG GTGGACACGCACATCCACGCTTCGTCCTGCATGAACCAGAAGCATCTGCTGCGCTTCATCAAGCGGGCGATGAAGCGGCATCTGGAGGAGATCGTGCACGTAGAGCAGGGCCGGGAGCAGACGCTGCGCGAGGTTTTTGAGAGCATGAACCTCACGGCCTATGACCTGAGCGTGGACACGCTCGACGTGCACGCG GACAGGAACACCTTCCACCGCTTCGACAAGTTCAACGCCAAGTATAACCCCATCGGGGAGTCTGTCCTCCGGGAGATCTTCATCAAGACCGACAACAGGGTGGCCGGCAAATACTTTGCGCACATCATCAAG GAGGTGATGTCCGACCTGGAGGAGAGCAAGTACCAGAACGCGGAGCTGCGGCTGTCCATCTACGGCCGCGCCCGGGATGAGTGGGACAAGCTGGCACGCTGGGCGGTCATGCACCGCGTGCACTCCCCAAATGTGCGCTGGCTCGTGCAGGTGCCCCGCCTCTT CGACGTGTACCGCACTAAGGGCCAGCTGGCCAACTTCCAGGAGATGCTGGAGAACATCTTCCTGCCTCTCTTCGAGGCCACGGTGCACCCCGCCAGCCACCCTGAGCTGCACCTCTTCTTGGAGCAC GTGGACGGCTTCGACAGCGTGGACGATGAGTCCAAGCCCGAGAACCACGTGTTCAACCTGGAGAGCCCGCTGCCCGAGGCGTGGGTGGAGGAGGACAACCCGCCCTACGCCTACTACCTGTACTACACCTTTGCCAACATGGCCGTGCTCAACCACCTGCGCAG GCAGAGGGGCTTCCACACGCTCGTGCTGCGGCCGCACTGCGGGGAGGCTGGGCCCATCCACCACCTGGTGTCGGCCTTCATGCTGGCTGAGAACATCTCCCACGGGCTGCTCCTGCGCAAG GCCCCCGTCCTGCAGTACCTGTACTACCTGGCCCAGATCGGCATCGCCATGTCCCCGCTCAGCAACAACAGCCTCTTCCTCAGCTACCACCGCAACCCGCTCCCCGAGTACCTGTCCCGCGGCCTCATGGTCTCTCTGTCCACCGACGACCCCCTGCAGTTCCACTTCACCAAG GAGCCGCTGATGGAGGAGTACAGCATCGCCACCCAGGTGTGGAAGCTCAGCTCCTGCGACATGTGTGAGCTGGCGCGCAACAGTGTGCTCATGAGCGGCTTCTCCCACAAG GTGAAGAGCCACTGGCTGGGACCCAACTACACTAAGGAGGGCCCCGAGGGGAACGACATCCGCCGTACCAATGTGCCGGACATCCGAGTGGGCTACCGCCACGAGACGCTGTGCCAGGAGCTGGCGCTCATCACGCAGGCCGTCCAGAGCGAGATGCTGGAGACCATCGCTGAGGAGCCGGGTGTGCCGCCAAGCCCCGGGCCTCAGTGA